In Pantoea cypripedii, the DNA window TGGTTCGCCGCCTGAAGTGCGCTGTAATAATGGGTGTATACCGATAATCCCCACAGCAGCAGCAGCGGTACACCCAGCCATGCCAGCAACTCGCCGCGTAGCGAACGAATCAGCCGCATGGCTGGCACTCAAGGCTGTAGCCCAACCCGCGCAACGTGATAATCGCCACATCGCTACCCGCCAGTTTTTTGCGTACCCGATGAACATATAACTCGATGCTTTCAGGGCTGGCTTCATCCCGCAGGGAGAAGGTTTGTTCATAAAGATGCTGGCGCGACACCGGGTGGCCTGGACGCCGCATCAGGGTGGTCAGCACGCTGGCTTCACGCGGGGTCAGACGTAATGGTTGACGATTCAGCAGAAAACAGCCTTCGTTGTCGAGTTCCAGCTGGCCAATCACCTGCGATTGCGGTGTTTGCCCGTGGCTGCGGCGCAGCAAGGCGCGCAGCCGGGCTTCCAGCTCATCCAGCTCGAAGGGTTTAGTGAGATAATCATCGGCCCCGGCGTTCAATCCCTGCACCCGCTGTGCCAGCGCGTTGCGCGCCGTCAGCAACAATACCGGAACCTTCAGCCCACGTCGGCGCAGCCGTGCCAGCACCTCAAGGCCATTCATGCGCGGCAGCGTCACGTCCAGTACCACCAGGGCATATTCTTCGCTTTGCAGTACATGGTCGGCGGCGACACCGTCGGCAACCCAGTCCACCGCAAATCCTTTTTGCGTCAGCGCTTTTTGCAGCCAGCTCGCCAGCTCGGTTGTGTCTTCTACCAGTAAGAGACGCATATCACACCCTGCCATTTTCCCTGAAAAGTGAAAGGTAAATGAAAGGTTTCCACATTAACAATCCATTAACCCCGAATGTTCGGCGGCAATCACACTCTGGAATCATCAATGGAGCGACAAATGAAAAACAACATTCGCACCGTCCTCGCCACCACCCTATTGGCTATGTCGGTTTCCTCCGCGTTCGCGGCGGCACCAGAACGCACTGAATGTATCGCCCCGGCAAAACCGGGCGGCGGTTTTGATCTCACCTGTAAGTTGTTGCAGGTCTCGATGCAGGAAACCGGACAAATCACCACCCCAATGCGCGTTACCTATATGCCCGGCGGCGTTGGTGCAGTGGCGTATAACGCCATCATTGCGCAGCGTCCGGCGGAAGCCGGGACGGTGGTGGCCTATTCCGGCGGGTCATTGCTCAATCTTTCCCAGGGCAAGTTTGGTCGCTATACCGTGGATGATGTGAAGTGGCTGGCGGCAATCGGTACGGATTACGGCATGGTCGCGGTACGCAATGATGCGCCGTGGCAAAACCTCGGCGAGCTGATGGAGGCGATGAAAAAAGATCCCACCAAAGTGGTGGTGGGTGCGGGTGCGTCAATCGGCAGCCAGGACTGGATGAAGACCGCGCTGCTGGCGCGCGAGGGCGGTATCGATCCCCGCAAAATGCGGTACGTCGCCTTTGAAGGCGGCGGTGAACCTGTCACTGCACTGCTCGGCAACCATATCCAGGTTGTCTCGGGAGATATGAGTGAAATGGTGCCTCATCTGCAAAGTGGCAAGTTACGCGTGCTGGCCGTGATGGCCGATCAGCGTCTGCCGGGTGAACTGGCGCAGGTCCCCACCGCCAAAGAGCAAGGTTTTAACGTCAGCTGGCCGATCATTCGTGGCTATTATCTTGGCCCGAAAGTGAGTGATGCCGACTACCAATGGTGGGAAGCGGCGTTTAAAAAGCTGGTCACGACGAAAGAATTCCAGCAGCAGCGCGATATGCGCGGCCTGTTCGAATTCAACCTGTTCGGCAGCGAGCTGGATAGCTATGTGAAGAAGCAAGTGGCTGACTACCGCGAGCAGGCTAAATCTTTCGGTCTGGCGAAATAACGGAGGCGATGATGAGCGATCGTATTTTCGCCGCCATCTGGCTGGCGCTTTGTATCGCCGGATTATTTATCGCCTGGCAAATTCAAAGCGAATACAGCTATGAACCGGTTGGACCCCGTCCTTTTCCGATGATGCTGCTGGGGCTGATGGCGGTATGTGCGTTACTGATGTTGCTGCGTAAGCCCGATAACGTGCAATGGCCGGCGCCTGCCACGCTGAAGAAGTTACTGATGCTTAGCGTGATGCTGATGCTGTACGGCTGGTTCTTTGAACGCCTTGGCTTTGCCTTGTGCACCACACTGCTGACCTTCGGCATTGGCCTGCTGTTTGGCGCACGCTGGTGGGCGGCGGTAATTTCCGGCGGCGTGATGGGGATTGCGTTGTTTTACGCCTTTGATCATCTGCTGGATGTCACGCTGCCGCTCGGCAGCTGGTTCAGTTAACGGGAGATTATGATGGATACCTGGTCCTTTTTGATGCAGGGTTTCGCCGTCGCCATGACGCCGGAAAACCTGATGATCGCCCTGATCGGTTGCTTTATTGGCACCATTGTCGGGCTGTTGCCCGGCCTTGGACCGATTAACGGCGTAGCGATTTTGATGCCGCTGGCGTTTGCGCTGCACCTGCCGGCAGAGTCGGCACTGATCCTGCTGGCGACCGTCTATATCGGCTGCGAATACGGCGGGCGCATCTCCTCAATTTTGCTCAATGTGCCGGGCGATGCCGGGGCGATTATGACCGCGCTTGACGGCTACCCGATGGCGCAGCAGGGTAAAGCGGGGGTGGCGCTCTCCATCTCTGCGGTCAGTTCCTTCGTCGGGTCCACCATCGCCATCATCGGCATTATTTTGTTCGCGCCGCTGCTGGCTAACTGGTCACTGGCGTTTGGTCCGGCGGAATACTTTGCGCTGATGGTCTTCGCCATCGCCTGTCTCGGTAGCATGATGAGCCACAATCCGTTGAAGTCGTTTCTTGCGGCGCTGATAGGGCTGGGTATGGCGACGGTGGGCGTTGACGCCAATACCGGCGTGTATCGCTTTACCTTTGACAGCGTGCATCTCTCCGATGGCATCCAGTTCGTGGTGGTGGTGATTGGGCTGTTCTCGGTCAGTGAGATTCTGCTGATGCTGGAATCCACCAGCAGCGGCCAGAAAATGGTACGTGCCAGTGGCCGAATGATGTTCAATATGAAAGAGGCGGCCATGTCGACCGGGGCGACGCTGCGCGCGTCCTTTATTGGCTTCTTTGTCGGCGTGCTGCCCGGTGCCGGTGCCACCATTGCCAGCGCCATCGCCTATATGAGCGAGAAGAAGATCAGCGGCAGCGATCAATTCGGTAAAGGCGATATTCGCGGTGTGGCTGCGCCGGAAGCGGCGAATAACGCCTCGGCCTGTGGCTCCTTCATTCCGATGCTGACGCTGGGCATTCCCGGTTCCGGCACCACGGCGGTGATGGTGGGTGCGCTGACGCTGTATAACATCACCCCCGGCCCGGCGATGTTTACCGAGCAGCCCGATATCGTCTGGGGATTAATTGCCGCGTTGTTGATCGGCAACGTCATGCTGCTGATCATGAACATCCCGATGATCAATATTTTCGCCCGTATGCTGACCATTCCACTGTGGTTCCTGGTTCCGGCGATTGCGGCGATATCGGCGGTGGGCGTTTACGCGGTGCACAGTACCACTTTTGATTTGCTGCTGATGGTGGGGTTGGGCATTTTCGGCTATATCCTGCGCAAGATGGATTTTCCGATGTCACCGCTGATCCTCGGCTTTGTGCTGGGCGAGATGCTGGAGCAGAACCTGCGCCGTGCCTTGTCAATCAGCAACGGCAACCTGCCAATCCTGTGGGAAAGCCTGATTTGCAAGGTATTGCTGGTGCTGGCGGTGTCAGTGCTGGTGGTGCCACCGTTGTGGAAACGGTGGCGACGCAAGCGCCTGAAGCTGGCCGAGGCAAAATAATTTCCTGCTACCTGCTGCCCCCGTGGATTTCCCGGGGGCTTTTGCTATCATATGGCCTCGTTTTTCCGGCGCACCCGGATCTGACTCGGTTTTCAAGGATTCCGCCATGCAACCTCTCAGCGGTCCCGGTGTGCCCTCGGGCGATCGTTCCCCTCTTACCAACGCAGCTGGCTCTGCGCGCCCTGGCGGCCCGGCAGGCGAGCAGCCATTATCTCCTGCTCAGCGCACCACGCTGGAACGCCTGATCGTGCGTATTATGTCGCTCAGCACCCTGAAAGCGCCGGAACTGTGGGCTGGCGTGCGTCATGAAGTTGGCGTGAAAAACGATGCTGAACTGCAATCGCGTCACTTTCCCGCTGCCGAGCAGCATCTCAATAGTCGCTTAACCCAGGTGCAGGACAGCCACGCCACGCGTCAGTTGTTACAGCAATTGCTGGAGAAACTGCCGCTGGGTAATAACCGCCAGGCGGTGAGTGATTTTATCCGTCAGCAGTTTAACCAGACGGTACTGAGCGCATTGTCGCCAGACCAGCTGCGCCAGGTGCTGACCATGCTACAGAACGGCCAGATGGCGATTCCGCAGCCGCAGCAGACGCGTATCAGCGATCGGTCTCTGTTGCCTGCCGAGCATCAGGCACTGAATCAGCAGGTGACGCGCCTCGCCGCCAGCACCGGTGAATCGCCGGTGAAAGTGCTGGCGGATGTCCTGAAGCTGGTTAACCTGAAAAGTGGCGATCCGATCCCATCACGCCATTTTCCGCTGTTAACCCAGTATTTACAGGTACGTCAGACGCTGAGCCAGCTCAGTTCACCCACGTTGCACACGCTGGAAAGCTCGCTGAAACAACCGCTGACATCCGCTGAGCAGCGTCTGCTGGAGGATTACAGCCAGCAGCGTTTCCAGGCCACGCCGCAGATGGTGCTGACCCCAGCGCAAACCCAGGATTTGCTCAACCTGTTGTTCAGCCGTCGTGCCGAAAAAAACCTCGAACAGCCGCTGTCCGCCAGCGAACTGCGGCCACAACCCATCTGGGCACCGATCTTCAATCAGTTACCGACGCCGCTGGCACAGCGTCCGGCGCTGACACTAAGCCTGGCGCTGGTGGTGTTTATTTTCCTGCTGTGGGTTTTCCTCTGATCTAGCAACCGCATTGTGCGACCGGGGCAGCGCTGGGCCATTCGCCGACCGCACTGCCCCACGTCATTGGATGGCCGTCACGCTGCCAGAAATCCAGCCCGCCAATCAATTCCTTCACCTGAAAACCCAATGCCGCCAGCT includes these proteins:
- a CDS encoding tripartite tricarboxylate transporter permease, which codes for MDTWSFLMQGFAVAMTPENLMIALIGCFIGTIVGLLPGLGPINGVAILMPLAFALHLPAESALILLATVYIGCEYGGRISSILLNVPGDAGAIMTALDGYPMAQQGKAGVALSISAVSSFVGSTIAIIGIILFAPLLANWSLAFGPAEYFALMVFAIACLGSMMSHNPLKSFLAALIGLGMATVGVDANTGVYRFTFDSVHLSDGIQFVVVVIGLFSVSEILLMLESTSSGQKMVRASGRMMFNMKEAAMSTGATLRASFIGFFVGVLPGAGATIASAIAYMSEKKISGSDQFGKGDIRGVAAPEAANNASACGSFIPMLTLGIPGSGTTAVMVGALTLYNITPGPAMFTEQPDIVWGLIAALLIGNVMLLIMNIPMINIFARMLTIPLWFLVPAIAAISAVGVYAVHSTTFDLLLMVGLGIFGYILRKMDFPMSPLILGFVLGEMLEQNLRRALSISNGNLPILWESLICKVLLVLAVSVLVVPPLWKRWRRKRLKLAEAK
- a CDS encoding Bug family tripartite tricarboxylate transporter substrate binding protein — protein: MKNNIRTVLATTLLAMSVSSAFAAAPERTECIAPAKPGGGFDLTCKLLQVSMQETGQITTPMRVTYMPGGVGAVAYNAIIAQRPAEAGTVVAYSGGSLLNLSQGKFGRYTVDDVKWLAAIGTDYGMVAVRNDAPWQNLGELMEAMKKDPTKVVVGAGASIGSQDWMKTALLAREGGIDPRKMRYVAFEGGGEPVTALLGNHIQVVSGDMSEMVPHLQSGKLRVLAVMADQRLPGELAQVPTAKEQGFNVSWPIIRGYYLGPKVSDADYQWWEAAFKKLVTTKEFQQQRDMRGLFEFNLFGSELDSYVKKQVADYREQAKSFGLAK
- the tctD gene encoding transcriptional regulator TctD produces the protein MRLLLVEDTTELASWLQKALTQKGFAVDWVADGVAADHVLQSEEYALVVLDVTLPRMNGLEVLARLRRRGLKVPVLLLTARNALAQRVQGLNAGADDYLTKPFELDELEARLRALLRRSHGQTPQSQVIGQLELDNEGCFLLNRQPLRLTPREASVLTTLMRRPGHPVSRQHLYEQTFSLRDEASPESIELYVHRVRKKLAGSDVAIITLRGLGYSLECQPCG
- the flk gene encoding flagella biosynthesis regulator Flk — its product is MQPLSGPGVPSGDRSPLTNAAGSARPGGPAGEQPLSPAQRTTLERLIVRIMSLSTLKAPELWAGVRHEVGVKNDAELQSRHFPAAEQHLNSRLTQVQDSHATRQLLQQLLEKLPLGNNRQAVSDFIRQQFNQTVLSALSPDQLRQVLTMLQNGQMAIPQPQQTRISDRSLLPAEHQALNQQVTRLAASTGESPVKVLADVLKLVNLKSGDPIPSRHFPLLTQYLQVRQTLSQLSSPTLHTLESSLKQPLTSAEQRLLEDYSQQRFQATPQMVLTPAQTQDLLNLLFSRRAEKNLEQPLSASELRPQPIWAPIFNQLPTPLAQRPALTLSLALVVFIFLLWVFL
- a CDS encoding tripartite tricarboxylate transporter TctB family protein, encoding MSDRIFAAIWLALCIAGLFIAWQIQSEYSYEPVGPRPFPMMLLGLMAVCALLMLLRKPDNVQWPAPATLKKLLMLSVMLMLYGWFFERLGFALCTTLLTFGIGLLFGARWWAAVISGGVMGIALFYAFDHLLDVTLPLGSWFS